Proteins from one Nitratidesulfovibrio sp. SRB-5 genomic window:
- a CDS encoding glycosyltransferase yields the protein MRIACVGTHLAASFRRMGHEVLDLHPPGGIVDIAALLDAHGFAPDLLVQQETLGARVILAELETLRCRKAYWAIDSHLNMHWHRHYARLFDVLFTPHLSLFRALPPQWRHPQAVHLAMSGHARPWQPHAGRGHDVSMVGVLDKHRPLRGWLAELLRGRFGVQARQGVPFAEMLALYGDTRIIPNESIGFEVNFRLTEGASCGACVLTPDVGPDQDALFDDGHEMVVYADGLDLLEKLRFLLRRPDVAERIGRAAWERVQAQHLPDHRAATMLEAVGSTPGNAATGMAGAEALWLTLFHRMRTDVLDLPPDAVPNALDDLPETPESMAARLRAVAEPPRGQTPLPVRETPALADVLDRLLATGAHAEDLDVNVAAAGAALVRGDLKAAKPFWYRLHQARQLRQPDKPQSVYHACLLWAELLRREGRDAQPGFTYDPERHCPEAAFEMLVLAQRHNGGDLEWMRGVERLTSRRKALTFYRLGILARLALEPGAPWRTQAEYGLTCLRAYRVEQGLHELAEAGRRATAEGQQRAFLRLLDGYAPGGHLRRGLDVAPAASPAMPSATPPDAEADISPDAIAAPPADGGDRT from the coding sequence ATGCGCATCGCCTGCGTCGGCACGCACCTGGCCGCCAGCTTCCGGCGCATGGGGCACGAGGTGCTGGACCTGCACCCGCCCGGCGGCATCGTGGACATCGCCGCCCTGCTGGATGCGCACGGCTTCGCGCCCGATCTGCTGGTGCAGCAGGAAACGCTGGGCGCTCGGGTGATCCTGGCCGAGCTGGAAACCCTGCGCTGCCGCAAGGCGTACTGGGCCATCGACAGCCATCTGAACATGCACTGGCATCGCCACTACGCGCGGCTGTTCGACGTGCTGTTCACCCCCCACCTTTCGCTGTTCCGGGCGCTGCCGCCGCAGTGGCGCCATCCGCAGGCCGTGCACCTGGCCATGAGCGGGCACGCCCGCCCGTGGCAGCCCCACGCCGGGCGCGGCCACGACGTCTCCATGGTGGGCGTGCTGGACAAGCACCGCCCCCTGCGCGGCTGGCTGGCCGAACTTCTGCGGGGCCGGTTCGGCGTGCAGGCCCGACAGGGCGTGCCCTTTGCCGAAATGCTGGCCCTCTACGGCGATACGCGCATCATTCCCAATGAATCCATCGGGTTCGAGGTCAATTTTCGCCTCACTGAAGGGGCCTCGTGCGGGGCCTGCGTGCTCACGCCAGACGTGGGGCCGGACCAGGATGCGCTGTTCGACGACGGGCACGAAATGGTGGTCTACGCCGACGGTCTGGACCTGTTGGAAAAACTGCGCTTCCTGCTGCGCAGGCCGGATGTGGCCGAGCGCATTGGCCGGGCCGCCTGGGAACGGGTGCAGGCGCAACATTTGCCGGACCACCGGGCCGCCACCATGCTGGAGGCCGTAGGTTCGACGCCGGGCAATGCCGCCACCGGCATGGCGGGTGCCGAAGCCCTGTGGCTGACGCTGTTCCACCGCATGCGCACCGACGTGCTGGACCTGCCCCCGGACGCGGTGCCCAACGCCCTGGACGACTTGCCCGAAACGCCGGAAAGCATGGCCGCGCGGCTGCGTGCCGTGGCGGAACCGCCCAGAGGACAGACGCCGCTGCCGGTGCGCGAAACACCGGCCCTGGCCGACGTGCTCGACCGGCTGCTGGCCACCGGTGCCCACGCGGAGGATCTGGACGTCAACGTTGCCGCCGCCGGGGCAGCCCTGGTACGCGGCGACCTGAAGGCCGCCAAACCCTTCTGGTACCGCCTGCACCAGGCCCGGCAACTGCGCCAGCCGGACAAACCGCAGTCCGTCTACCACGCCTGCCTGCTGTGGGCGGAACTGCTGCGCCGCGAAGGCCGCGACGCCCAGCCGGGCTTCACCTATGATCCGGAGCGCCACTGCCCGGAAGCCGCCTTCGAGATGCTGGTGCTGGCGCAACGCCACAACGGCGGCGACCTTGAATGGATGCGGGGGGTTGAGCGCTTGACTTCGCGCCGCAAGGCGCTCACTTTTTACAGGCTCGGCATTCTGGCGCGCCTTGCGCTGGAACCCGGCGCGCCGTGGCGCACCCAGGCGGAGTACGGTCTGACCTGCCTGCGCGCCTACCGCGTCGAGCAGGGACTGCACGAACTGGCCGAGGCCGGACGCCGCGCCACGGCGGAAGGGCAGCAACGGGCCTTCCTGCGCCTGCTGGACGGGTACGCCCCCGGCGGGCACCTGCGCCGGGGACTGGATGTGGCCCCCGCCGCATCGCCGGCCATGCCATCCGCCACGCCACCGGACGCCGAAGCCGACATTTCACCGGACGCCATCGCCGCCCCCCCGGCGGACGGCGGCGACCGGACCTGA
- a CDS encoding DNA repair protein RecN, with protein sequence MLEYLRIRDLALIEDMELDFAPGLNALTGETGAGKSFILKALNFLIGDRLASDMVRPGKEKAHVEALFALPDGDMVLRRELTADTGRSRLFINDRLSSQDAVRDMRASLVVHTSQHGQQKLLQPAFQARLLDEFLNRPDLLAARDDAVKGLREVAARREELAARARSLEDRRDVLEFQQREIDKVAPEAGEEDRLEERRRALRDVASAQQAQERALAVLRGEDGPGVAEALGLLERALDGLARLHGSGSGDATTGSGDASGWAGDVATISAFRQGLSDLERRLRRRPAPAASDGDDDMDVEAIEKRLYELAQLKRKLRRTLDEIVDLRREIEENLSFLDACRLDLRTLEREEEARKEELCAVLAELNPARQEAAIRLAQALEGELAGLGFSEHVRVTFDFTPHEPWPGCVEDRARLMWVPNPGQPPQPLDRIASGGELSRFLLAVVGLMARDETATLIFDEVDSGVGGLTLNRVSERLAALAGRRQVILITHWPQLAARAGRHFQVSKEVADNATFTLCRRLDGEDIRKELARMAGGGGQGEAMARELIS encoded by the coding sequence ATGCTGGAATACCTGCGCATTCGGGACCTCGCGCTCATCGAGGACATGGAACTGGATTTCGCCCCCGGCCTCAACGCCCTTACCGGCGAAACGGGCGCGGGCAAAAGCTTCATCCTCAAGGCGCTCAATTTTCTCATCGGCGACCGGCTTGCCTCGGACATGGTCCGCCCCGGCAAGGAAAAGGCCCACGTGGAGGCCCTGTTCGCCCTGCCCGACGGCGACATGGTGCTGCGCCGCGAACTGACGGCGGACACGGGCCGCAGCCGCCTGTTCATCAACGACCGGCTCAGCTCGCAGGACGCGGTGCGCGACATGCGCGCCTCGCTGGTGGTGCACACCAGCCAGCACGGTCAGCAGAAGCTGCTGCAACCCGCCTTCCAGGCCCGGTTGCTGGACGAATTCCTGAACCGGCCCGATCTGCTGGCCGCTCGCGACGATGCGGTGAAGGGGCTGCGCGAGGTGGCCGCCAGACGCGAGGAACTGGCCGCCCGCGCCCGCTCGCTGGAAGACCGGCGCGACGTGCTGGAATTCCAGCAGCGCGAGATCGACAAGGTGGCCCCCGAGGCGGGCGAGGAAGACCGGCTGGAAGAACGCCGCCGCGCCCTGCGCGACGTGGCATCTGCCCAGCAGGCGCAGGAACGCGCCCTGGCCGTGCTGCGCGGCGAGGACGGCCCCGGCGTGGCCGAGGCCCTGGGCCTGCTGGAACGGGCGCTGGACGGTCTGGCCCGCCTGCACGGCTCGGGCAGCGGCGACGCCACCACCGGGTCCGGCGACGCCTCCGGCTGGGCTGGCGACGTGGCCACCATCTCCGCCTTCCGGCAGGGGCTGTCCGACCTGGAACGCCGCCTGCGCCGCCGCCCCGCCCCCGCCGCGTCCGATGGCGACGACGACATGGACGTGGAAGCCATCGAAAAACGGCTCTACGAACTTGCCCAGCTGAAACGCAAACTTCGCCGCACCCTGGACGAAATCGTGGACCTGCGGCGCGAGATCGAGGAAAATCTTTCGTTTCTCGATGCATGCCGTCTGGACCTGCGCACCCTGGAGCGCGAGGAAGAGGCCCGGAAGGAAGAGCTGTGCGCCGTGCTGGCTGAACTGAATCCCGCCCGGCAAGAAGCCGCGATCCGGCTGGCCCAGGCGCTGGAGGGCGAACTGGCGGGCCTGGGCTTTTCCGAACATGTGCGCGTGACCTTCGACTTCACCCCGCACGAGCCGTGGCCCGGCTGCGTGGAGGACCGGGCGCGCCTGATGTGGGTGCCCAACCCCGGCCAGCCGCCGCAGCCGCTGGACCGCATAGCCTCCGGCGGCGAACTTTCGCGCTTTCTGCTGGCGGTGGTGGGGCTGATGGCCCGCGACGAAACCGCCACCCTGATTTTCGACGAAGTGGATTCCGGCGTGGGCGGGCTGACCCTGAACCGCGTCTCCGAGCGGCTGGCCGCGCTGGCCGGACGCAGGCAGGTGATCCTGATCACCCACTGGCCGCAACTGGCCGCCCGCGCTGGCCGTCACTTCCAGGTCAGCAAGGAGGTGGCGGACAATGCCACCTTCACCCTGTGCCGCAGGCTGGATGGCGAGGACATCCGCAAGGAGCTGGCACGCATGGCCGGGGGCGGCGGACAGGGCGAAGCCATGGCCCGGGAGCTGATTTCATGA
- a CDS encoding ABC transporter permease, producing the protein MSAADLISPRRWLLFWTRHPMLATGLSLVLAMSAAALLAPWIAPHDPTALNLTAILQPPSSAHPLGTDALGRDVLSRMLHGARVSLWVGFVSVGISVAIGLALGLAAGYFGGLADELIMRCVDIMLCFPSFFLILAVIAFLEPSLLNIMAVIGLTSWMGVARLVRAETLSLRERDFIAAARLAGAGPVRILCLHVLPNAVAPVLVSATLGVAGAILTESALSFLGLGVQPPMPSWGNMLLEGKDVLEIAPWLSVFPGCAILLTVLGYNLLGESLRDLLDPRLKR; encoded by the coding sequence ATGAGCGCCGCCGACCTGATCTCACCCCGCCGCTGGCTGCTTTTCTGGACGCGCCACCCCATGCTGGCCACCGGCCTGTCGCTGGTGCTGGCCATGTCCGCGGCGGCCCTGCTGGCCCCGTGGATAGCCCCGCACGACCCCACCGCGCTGAACCTGACGGCCATCCTGCAACCGCCGTCTTCCGCGCACCCGCTGGGCACCGACGCCCTGGGCCGCGACGTGCTTTCGCGCATGCTGCACGGGGCGCGGGTATCGTTGTGGGTGGGCTTCGTCTCGGTGGGCATCTCCGTTGCCATCGGCCTCGCGCTGGGGCTGGCGGCGGGCTATTTCGGCGGGTTGGCGGACGAACTTATCATGCGCTGCGTGGACATCATGCTGTGCTTTCCCTCGTTCTTCCTGATCCTTGCGGTCATCGCCTTCCTGGAGCCCAGCCTGCTGAACATCATGGCGGTGATCGGGCTCACCTCGTGGATGGGCGTGGCCCGGCTGGTGCGCGCGGAAACCCTGTCCCTGCGCGAGCGCGACTTCATCGCCGCCGCCCGGCTGGCCGGGGCGGGGCCCGTGCGCATCCTTTGCCTGCACGTGCTGCCCAACGCCGTGGCCCCGGTGCTGGTTTCCGCCACGCTGGGCGTGGCCGGGGCCATCCTGACCGAATCGGCCCTGAGCTTTCTGGGGCTTGGCGTGCAGCCGCCCATGCCCAGCTGGGGCAACATGCTGCTGGAGGGCAAGGACGTGCTGGAAATAGCCCCGTGGCTGTCGGTGTTTCCCGGTTGCGCCATCCTGCTCACCGTGCTCGGCTACAATCTGCTGGGTGAAAGCCTGCGCGACCTGCTGGACCCGCGCCTGAAGCGCTAG
- a CDS encoding ABC transporter permease gives MAAMLRRMARKLAWMLFVFWGITIISFWVIHLAPGSPTDMQTTMNPLAGAETRKRLEALYGLDKPLHVQYVQWLGRLSRLDFGNSMSSDPRPVWDKIKERLPLTVGMNVASLVLTLLCAIPIGVASAHWQGRLFDRAMTVLVFIGFAMPGFWLALLLMLLFGIHLQWLPLSGLTSLDHAAMSPLGKAWDIMAHLAMPIFIYTFGSLAGLSRFMRASMLEVLRQDYILTARAKGLPVRTVIFRHALRNALLPVITILGLSLPGLIGGSVIIESIFALPGLGQLFYQAVMARDYPLIMGNLVLGAVLTLVGNLLADLCYGLADPRIRLTGGSGGDGAGNGDGGNA, from the coding sequence ATGGCCGCCATGCTGCGTCGCATGGCCCGCAAGCTGGCGTGGATGCTCTTCGTGTTCTGGGGCATCACGATCATCAGCTTCTGGGTCATCCATCTGGCCCCGGGTTCGCCCACGGACATGCAGACCACCATGAACCCGCTGGCCGGGGCGGAAACGCGCAAGCGGCTGGAAGCCCTGTACGGGCTCGATAAGCCGCTGCACGTGCAGTACGTGCAGTGGCTGGGGCGCCTGTCCCGGCTGGACTTCGGCAATTCCATGTCCAGCGACCCGCGCCCGGTGTGGGACAAGATCAAGGAACGGCTGCCGCTTACCGTGGGCATGAACGTGGCCTCGCTGGTGCTCACCCTGCTCTGCGCCATTCCCATCGGGGTGGCGTCCGCCCATTGGCAGGGCAGGCTGTTCGACCGGGCCATGACGGTGCTGGTATTCATAGGCTTTGCCATGCCCGGCTTCTGGCTGGCGCTGCTGCTGATGCTGCTGTTCGGCATCCACCTGCAATGGCTGCCGCTTTCCGGCCTTACATCGCTGGACCATGCCGCCATGTCGCCCTTGGGCAAGGCATGGGACATCATGGCGCACCTGGCCATGCCCATCTTCATTTACACCTTCGGCAGCCTTGCCGGGCTTTCGCGGTTCATGCGCGCCTCCATGCTGGAGGTGCTGCGGCAGGACTACATCCTTACCGCGCGGGCCAAGGGGCTGCCGGTGCGCACGGTGATCTTCCGCCATGCGCTGCGCAACGCGCTGCTGCCGGTCATCACCATCCTGGGGCTTTCGCTGCCGGGGCTCATCGGCGGCAGCGTGATCATCGAATCCATCTTCGCCCTGCCCGGCCTGGGGCAGCTGTTCTACCAGGCGGTCATGGCGCGCGACTACCCGCTGATCATGGGCAACCTGGTGCTGGGCGCGGTGCTGACGCTGGTCGGCAACCTGTTGGCGGACCTGTGCTACGGCCTGGCCGACCCGCGCATCCGGCTCACCGGAGGCTCGGGCGGTGACGGCGCGGGGAACGGCGACGGGGGCAACGCATGA
- the rdgC gene encoding recombination-associated protein RdgC gives MGFLNASSSFTRFRIADPVPATLWPTLPDKLKQFCFRDIDNTSDERSWGWVCFDDMLDTAWRTAPPEKGGYIAFSLRQDTRRIPAAVLKKHLSLALREEEARNKEQGKKFISRERKKELKEQTRLRLMSRFLPIPAEFNVLWAIDTGIIYFASTQSKMIDLFSDYFTLTFDLHLEPLTPYALAASMLDEAAMTRLDTLEPTRFAG, from the coding sequence ATGGGTTTTCTTAACGCCAGCAGCAGCTTCACCCGGTTCCGCATCGCGGACCCGGTGCCCGCCACCCTCTGGCCCACCCTGCCCGACAAGCTGAAGCAGTTCTGCTTCCGCGACATCGACAACACTTCCGACGAACGTTCCTGGGGCTGGGTGTGCTTCGACGACATGCTCGACACGGCCTGGCGCACCGCACCGCCCGAAAAGGGCGGATACATTGCCTTTTCGCTGCGCCAGGACACCAGGCGCATTCCCGCCGCCGTGCTGAAGAAGCACCTGTCCCTTGCCCTGCGCGAGGAAGAGGCCCGCAACAAGGAACAGGGCAAGAAGTTCATCTCGCGCGAGCGCAAGAAGGAACTGAAGGAACAGACCCGGTTGCGCCTGATGTCGCGGTTTCTGCCCATCCCCGCGGAATTCAACGTGCTGTGGGCCATCGACACGGGCATCATCTATTTTGCGTCCACGCAGTCGAAAATGATCGACCTGTTCTCCGACTATTTCACGCTGACCTTCGACCTGCACCTGGAACCGCTGACGCCTTACGCGCTGGCCGCCTCCATGCTGGACGAGGCCGCCATGACCCGCCTGGACACGCTGGAACCCACCCGGTTCGCCGGGTAG